One genomic segment of bacterium includes these proteins:
- a CDS encoding GDP-mannose 4,6-dehydratase — protein MKRALITGITGQDGSYLAGLLLSKGYEVHGIKRRASSFNTQRIDHLYQDPHETERRFHLHYGDLTDSTNLIRIVQQVQPDEIYNLAAQSHVAVSFETPEYTANADAIGTLRLL, from the coding sequence ATGAAGCGAGCACTCATTACTGGCATTACCGGACAAGATGGCTCGTACCTGGCCGGGCTTCTGCTTTCCAAGGGCTACGAAGTCCACGGCATCAAGCGCCGCGCCTCGTCCTTCAACACCCAGAGAATCGACCACCTGTACCAGGACCCCCACGAGACCGAGCGCCGGTTCCACCTGCACTACGGCGACCTGACGGACTCGACCAACCTGATCCGGATCGTCCAGCAGGTCCAGCCCGACGAGATCTACAACCTCGCCGCCCAGAGCCACGTGGCCGTCTCCTTCGAGACCCCCGAGTACACGGCCAACGCCGACGCCATCGGCACCCTGCGCCTGCT